Proteins encoded together in one Campylobacter concisus window:
- a CDS encoding efflux RND transporter periplasmic adaptor subunit, producing the protein MANFKSALVLSVTVLFLSGCFENKENKAAAGHQMPLSHVDIFTAQKTDIPISFDYTATVTSSQDVIIYPKVGGTIIKQFFKPGSKVKAGDKLFLIDPEKYQASFDSLDASVGVANANLKNAETEFKRISALYKKNAVSQKDYDAAVAAYDIANANLVSAKANLKNAKIDLGYTTITAPFDGVVGDNQVDVGSLVIANQTKLVRLTKINPIEAEFYIADVDNLTRKTNLDNGSWQQLNSDTVLSVNGENFNGKVNFIDNVVNTATGSVLAKASFDNSEGKILPGAFGHIKMSGFVQKNAFNIPQVALQQSATNSYVLVVKDGKVSQKNVKTGYQTKNMVAVTEGLEDGDKIIVNNFLKIGVGAPVETDKDLSAEFINGKDANATSSK; encoded by the coding sequence ATGGCAAATTTTAAAAGTGCTCTTGTGCTTTCGGTTACAGTTTTATTTCTAAGTGGTTGTTTTGAAAATAAAGAGAATAAAGCGGCAGCAGGTCACCAGATGCCACTATCTCATGTGGATATTTTTACCGCACAAAAAACAGACATACCTATTAGTTTTGATTACACCGCAACAGTTACAAGTAGTCAAGATGTCATCATCTATCCAAAAGTTGGCGGAACTATCATAAAGCAGTTTTTCAAGCCGGGAAGCAAAGTAAAAGCGGGCGATAAGTTATTTTTGATAGATCCAGAAAAATATCAAGCTAGCTTTGACTCACTTGATGCCTCTGTTGGCGTAGCAAATGCAAATTTGAAAAATGCTGAGACTGAGTTTAAAAGAATTTCTGCCCTTTATAAGAAAAATGCAGTTTCTCAAAAAGACTACGACGCAGCCGTTGCAGCTTACGACATCGCAAATGCAAATTTAGTAAGCGCAAAAGCAAATTTAAAAAATGCAAAAATAGATCTAGGATACACGACTATTACAGCGCCATTTGACGGCGTAGTGGGTGATAATCAAGTAGATGTTGGTTCGCTTGTCATAGCAAACCAAACAAAACTTGTAAGACTTACAAAAATAAATCCTATTGAAGCAGAATTTTATATCGCTGATGTGGATAATCTAACTAGAAAGACAAATTTGGATAACGGCTCATGGCAACAGCTAAATAGTGACACTGTGTTAAGTGTCAATGGCGAAAATTTTAATGGTAAAGTAAATTTTATAGATAATGTCGTAAATACTGCAACTGGCAGCGTTTTAGCAAAGGCTAGCTTTGATAACAGTGAGGGTAAAATTTTACCAGGTGCGTTTGGTCATATAAAGATGAGTGGATTTGTGCAAAAAAATGCCTTTAACATCCCACAAGTTGCTCTTCAACAAAGTGCTACAAACTCTTATGTTTTAGTCGTAAAAGATGGCAAAGTAAGCCAAAAAAATGTAAAAACAGGATATCAAACAAAAAATATGGTAGCAGTCACTGAAGGTCTTGAAGATGGCGATAAGATAATCGTTAATAACTTCCTTAAAATCGGAGTTGGTGCACCAGTTGAAACTGATAAAGACCTAAGTGCGGAATTTATAAACGGCAAAGATGCAAACGCTACAAGTAGCAAGTAA
- a CDS encoding TetR/AcrR family transcriptional regulator C-terminal domain-containing protein: MNKSIDSLIKEIDEKIDLKISHSLEEFLTKFATIIFSITCSKRHISLGRIMMSEGSKNGGKLGKTFLDQILKKIDLVLINFFERDEVKAKLDPKFSAKFAAKYFIQSVIGAYYYDSLLINEEPKLSEKKRKKHVGLCVELFLNGISKK, from the coding sequence TTGAACAAGAGTATAGATAGCCTTATAAAAGAGATCGATGAGAAGATAGATCTTAAAATTTCTCACAGCTTGGAGGAATTTTTAACCAAATTTGCAACCATAATATTTTCTATTACTTGCAGCAAAAGGCATATCTCTCTTGGTAGGATAATGATGAGTGAGGGTTCTAAAAATGGTGGCAAACTTGGTAAGACGTTTTTGGATCAAATTTTAAAAAAGATCGATCTTGTGCTTATAAATTTCTTTGAAAGAGATGAGGTAAAAGCCAAACTTGATCCAAAATTTTCAGCCAAATTTGCTGCGAAGTACTTTATACAAAGTGTGATTGGGGCTTATTACTACGATTCGCTTTTGATAAATGAAGAACCAAAGCTTAGTGAAAAAAAACGTAAAAAGCATGTTGGCTTGTGTGTTGAGTTGTTTTTGAATGGAATTAGTAAAAAATAA